One window from the genome of Pararhizobium gei encodes:
- a CDS encoding cysteine desulfurase family protein, with amino-acid sequence MRQARIYMDWNATAPLLPAAREACVSALDRLGNPSSVHGEGRQIRGMIEDSRRDVAALCGAVPAGVTFTSGATEAANWVLTPDFRMGRTPLRIGRVYISAIEHPAVREGGRFSKEAISEIAVTADGIIDLDVLERALANHDRSSGPPMVAVMMANNETGIIQPIAEVARLVKRAGGVLVVDAVQAAGRMALSIAELGADFLILSSHKIGGPKGAGALIASGEILMPSPLVRGGGQEKGHRSGTENPVAIAGFAAAARAARQGMRDRMEAVSGLRDALEVAILAAAPDVIIHGRGGPRLCNTIFFTLPGLKAETGQIAFDLEGVALSAGSACSSGKVGQSYVLSAMGRDPGQGALRISIGSSTTLAEIEQCGAAFAKIAARRRLSGDAA; translated from the coding sequence ATGAGACAAGCGCGCATCTATATGGACTGGAATGCCACCGCGCCGCTCTTGCCGGCTGCGCGGGAAGCGTGCGTGTCCGCGCTCGATCGTCTCGGAAACCCTTCCTCCGTTCATGGCGAGGGCCGCCAGATCCGGGGCATGATCGAGGACAGCCGGCGTGATGTTGCCGCCCTTTGCGGCGCGGTGCCGGCCGGCGTCACGTTCACCAGCGGTGCCACGGAAGCTGCAAACTGGGTGCTGACGCCTGATTTCCGGATGGGCAGGACGCCGCTCAGGATCGGCCGCGTTTATATTTCGGCCATCGAGCATCCCGCCGTTCGCGAGGGAGGACGGTTTTCGAAGGAGGCGATTTCCGAGATCGCCGTGACGGCCGATGGCATCATCGATCTTGATGTACTGGAACGTGCGCTTGCCAACCACGACCGGTCATCGGGACCGCCGATGGTCGCGGTCATGATGGCGAACAACGAGACCGGCATCATCCAGCCGATTGCCGAAGTGGCGCGACTGGTGAAGCGAGCCGGCGGCGTTCTCGTCGTGGATGCTGTTCAGGCGGCGGGACGCATGGCTCTGTCTATCGCTGAGCTTGGTGCGGATTTTCTCATCCTCTCCTCGCACAAGATCGGTGGCCCGAAAGGTGCGGGCGCGCTGATTGCAAGCGGCGAGATTTTGATGCCGTCTCCGCTGGTCCGCGGTGGCGGGCAGGAGAAAGGGCACAGGTCCGGCACGGAAAATCCCGTCGCCATTGCCGGCTTTGCCGCTGCCGCGCGAGCTGCCCGTCAAGGGATGAGAGACAGAATGGAAGCCGTGTCGGGTTTGCGCGATGCCCTTGAAGTCGCCATCCTGGCGGCGGCCCCCGACGTCATTATTCACGGCAGAGGCGGTCCGAGGCTCTGCAACACGATTTTCTTTACGCTGCCGGGTTTGAAAGCCGAAACCGGACAGATCGCGTTTGATCTGGAGGGTGTCGCGCTGTCGGCGGGTTCGGCATGCTCCTCCGGCAAAGTCGGTCAGAGCTATGTTCTTTCCGCAATGGGGCGTGATCCCGGGCAGGGCGCATTGCGCATTTCCATAGGCTCCTCTACGACGCTGGCCGAGATCGAACAATGCGGGGCGGCCTTCGCGAAAATTGCGGCGCGGCGCAGGCTTTCGGGTGATGCCGCCTGA